One Halalkalicoccus tibetensis genomic region harbors:
- a CDS encoding twin-arginine translocase subunit TatC, translating to MSSSIVDEDTAQTLDSGRQTVGAMLSTIQTHLQKVFIIFVVGFLGTFYALRAVIWDWLRAVTESEMPAQVAEQHEIIVTTPFEVILLQAKIGIVGGILIAIPPLLYFSRHELRARGYWPQTPIARWKLVGMGLMSFLLFVGGVSYAYGLFFPLILGFLAEFAFNVGIDPTWSIVMWTEFLVLLTISFGLAAQLPLMMSSLAYAEIVPYETFRDKWKYAIMGIFVFGAMFSPPDPISQVMWALPLIVLYAFSLGLTRFIVNLKRGGRANIVGTAKRNLGKLLGIPLLLAAGAYAALVSGLGEYVNEEFLAPRDVVLPEALWLQELLGVPQEVALAVGAGAALFVLSFLLIGFFLLVSSVEEPPSQSGGRMGDPESIDLEGLDANGVHAAPQAAFEELSEEEALSVARGAMEDDDPEKAQAVLDRYDAVHEEEAETDEDEGTADAATGSSSEGQTAGADADPETDEEDVGGILTGTASGVFASFSEEKDEDDIGGYLYDMKYIADSLRSRMLLIFAVFGLVLVGVFTFFYMGGVRVITQDFVSRMPAAVVDIDDIRIIDLHPVETLIFIIKVSTIAGLLSILPMVLYYAWPAMKERGLTTGQRSVVYEWTIAFTLALAGGTFLGYYYIAPSLIGFLVYDAVQGGMVISYRISSFSWLIIYTTVGVGLLACVPVTMWMLFRGRLASYGAMRNRWREFTIAVFAVAGVFTPAGVLTMFLVAVPTMLVYWVGLGGLHAATLGGRRDFGDQPVAETNSGNSKWLVGILAVLVTVGVAVSMTGGLGTVLSDDSEIPEEEGPDAGVEPGDEDDEDDVGADDGSEEASDGAEGGEDTDGPDDPDGTDTADDTDDAGDQGTDETDDENDAFDEGDAAEEDDNEADDQDAPAADDADTEDADEADEQDDDDGDVDETEDDEAEADGDDDDGIEIIDPEG from the coding sequence ATGTCGAGTTCGATCGTCGACGAGGACACCGCCCAGACGCTCGACAGTGGGCGGCAGACGGTCGGGGCGATGCTGTCGACGATCCAGACGCATCTCCAGAAGGTCTTCATCATCTTCGTGGTCGGCTTCCTCGGGACGTTCTACGCGCTGCGAGCGGTCATCTGGGACTGGCTGCGGGCGGTCACCGAATCCGAGATGCCGGCACAGGTCGCAGAACAGCACGAGATCATCGTCACGACGCCTTTCGAGGTGATCCTGCTGCAGGCGAAGATCGGGATCGTCGGTGGGATCCTCATCGCCATCCCGCCACTGCTGTATTTCTCGCGCCACGAGCTCCGGGCGCGGGGCTACTGGCCCCAGACGCCGATCGCGCGCTGGAAGCTCGTCGGCATGGGGCTGATGTCGTTCCTCCTGTTCGTCGGCGGCGTCTCCTACGCCTACGGTCTGTTCTTCCCGCTGATCCTCGGCTTCCTCGCCGAGTTCGCGTTCAACGTCGGGATCGATCCCACGTGGTCGATCGTCATGTGGACGGAGTTCCTCGTCCTGCTGACGATCTCCTTCGGGCTCGCGGCCCAGCTCCCGTTGATGATGAGCTCGCTGGCCTACGCCGAGATCGTCCCCTACGAGACCTTCCGGGACAAGTGGAAGTACGCGATCATGGGGATCTTCGTCTTCGGGGCGATGTTCTCGCCGCCGGACCCCATCTCCCAGGTCATGTGGGCGCTGCCGCTGATCGTCCTCTACGCCTTCAGCCTCGGGCTGACGCGCTTCATCGTCAACCTCAAACGCGGCGGCCGGGCGAACATCGTCGGGACGGCCAAGCGGAACCTCGGGAAGCTCCTCGGGATCCCGCTGTTGCTCGCGGCCGGCGCCTACGCCGCGCTCGTCTCCGGGCTGGGCGAGTACGTCAACGAGGAGTTCCTCGCCCCGCGCGACGTCGTGCTGCCCGAGGCGCTCTGGCTCCAGGAGCTGCTGGGTGTCCCCCAGGAGGTCGCGCTGGCGGTCGGGGCGGGGGCGGCCCTGTTCGTCCTCTCGTTCCTGCTCATCGGGTTCTTCCTGCTGGTCTCCTCGGTCGAGGAGCCTCCCTCGCAGTCGGGCGGCCGGATGGGCGACCCCGAGTCGATCGACCTCGAGGGGCTCGACGCCAACGGGGTCCACGCCGCTCCGCAGGCGGCCTTCGAGGAGCTCTCCGAGGAGGAGGCGCTTTCGGTCGCCCGCGGGGCGATGGAGGACGACGACCCCGAGAAGGCCCAGGCGGTCCTCGACCGGTACGACGCGGTCCACGAGGAGGAGGCCGAGACCGACGAGGACGAGGGGACAGCCGACGCCGCCACCGGGAGCTCCTCCGAGGGGCAAACGGCGGGCGCGGACGCTGACCCCGAGACCGACGAGGAGGACGTCGGCGGGATCCTGACCGGGACGGCCTCGGGGGTGTTCGCCTCCTTCTCCGAGGAGAAGGACGAGGACGACATCGGCGGCTACCTCTACGACATGAAGTACATCGCCGACAGCCTCCGTTCCCGGATGCTGTTGATCTTCGCGGTGTTCGGGCTCGTGCTCGTCGGCGTCTTCACCTTCTTCTACATGGGTGGGGTCCGGGTCATTACCCAGGACTTCGTCTCGCGAATGCCCGCGGCGGTGGTCGACATCGACGACATCCGGATCATCGACCTCCACCCGGTCGAGACGCTGATCTTCATCATCAAGGTGAGCACGATCGCCGGCCTGCTCTCGATCCTGCCGATGGTGCTGTACTACGCCTGGCCGGCGATGAAGGAACGCGGGCTGACGACGGGCCAGCGCTCGGTCGTCTACGAGTGGACGATCGCGTTCACGCTCGCGCTCGCCGGCGGCACCTTCCTCGGCTACTACTACATCGCCCCCAGCCTGATCGGCTTTCTCGTCTACGACGCCGTCCAGGGCGGGATGGTCATCTCCTATCGGATCAGCAGCTTCTCCTGGCTGATCATCTACACCACCGTCGGGGTCGGTCTGCTCGCCTGCGTTCCGGTGACGATGTGGATGCTGTTCCGGGGTCGACTCGCCTCCTACGGCGCGATGCGCAACCGCTGGCGCGAGTTCACGATCGCCGTCTTCGCGGTCGCCGGGGTGTTCACGCCCGCCGGCGTCCTGACGATGTTCCTGGTCGCCGTCCCGACGATGCTGGTCTACTGGGTCGGGCTCGGGGGGCTTCACGCCGCCACGCTGGGCGGCCGGCGGGACTTCGGCGACCAGCCCGTGGCCGAGACGAACAGCGGCAACTCGAAGTGGCTCGTGGGGATCCTCGCGGTGCTGGTCACCGTCGGCGTCGCCGTCTCGATGACCGGCGGGCTCGGGACCGTCCTCTCCGACGACAGCGAGATCCCGGAGGAGGAGGGCCCGGACGCGGGTGTAGAGCCCGGCGACGAGGACGATGAGGACGACGTCGGCGCCGACGACGGGAGCGAGGAGGCTTCCGACGGCGCCGAAGGCGGTGAGGACACCGACGGCCCGGACGACCCGGACGGAACTGATACGGCCGACGATACCGACGACGCCGGCGATCAGGGAACGGACGAGACTGACGACGAGAACGACGCGTTCGACGAGGGCGACGCCGCCGAGGAGGACGATAACGAGGCCGACGACCAGGACGCTCCGGCGGCCGACGATGCCGACACCGAGGATGCGGACGAGGCTGACGAACAGGACGATGACGACGGCGACGTCGACGAGACGGAAGACGACGAAGCGGAAGCGGACGGTGACGACGACGACGGGATCGAGATCATCGACCCGGAGGGCTGA
- a CDS encoding DUF4397 domain-containing protein, giving the protein MIDHTRRSVLAAAGTGIALAAGSSVAGADEHGDDPETGDDGARVVHLSPDAPALDIYVEGELWFETVESLTVQDHYMPSEPGVYEVAAVPAGGELEDALVETDCEVEPGPCTLGVVGEVCNLSGNPLDLVALKDDFEPTEEDHARFRVVHAAPDVPAVDVETEDGMVIAEGLGFGEAATAELPAGESIVSIGADGESLARFALEPAAGSVYSAFAVGYRDPEGAPDDAPEEFSFSLALSEDATPGER; this is encoded by the coding sequence ATGATCGATCACACCAGACGGTCCGTCCTCGCGGCGGCCGGAACAGGGATAGCCCTCGCGGCCGGAAGCAGCGTCGCGGGTGCGGACGAACACGGGGACGACCCCGAGACGGGCGACGACGGTGCCCGGGTCGTCCACCTCTCGCCGGATGCGCCGGCGCTCGACATCTACGTCGAGGGCGAGCTGTGGTTCGAGACCGTCGAGTCGCTGACCGTTCAGGACCACTACATGCCCTCGGAGCCGGGGGTCTACGAGGTGGCAGCGGTGCCGGCCGGCGGGGAGCTCGAGGACGCGCTCGTCGAGACCGACTGCGAGGTCGAGCCGGGGCCCTGTACCCTCGGCGTGGTCGGCGAGGTCTGCAATCTGAGCGGCAACCCGCTCGACCTGGTCGCGCTGAAGGACGACTTCGAACCGACCGAGGAGGACCACGCGCGGTTCCGGGTCGTCCACGCCGCGCCGGACGTCCCGGCGGTCGACGTCGAGACCGAGGACGGGATGGTGATCGCCGAGGGCCTCGGGTTCGGCGAGGCGGCGACGGCGGAACTGCCCGCCGGCGAGTCGATCGTCTCGATCGGCGCCGACGGGGAGAGCCTCGCCCGGTTCGCGCTCGAACCCGCGGCCGGCAGCGTCTACTCCGCGTTCGCCGTCGGTTATCGCGACCCGGAGGGAGCCCCCGATGACGCGCCCGAGGAGTTCTCCTTCTCGCTGGCGCTCAGCGAGGACGCCACGCCGGGCGAGCGCTGA
- a CDS encoding ribbon-helix-helix domain-containing protein has translation MPKISVEVPRELLEDLDSHVGEDGKFVNRSEAIRASVRKTLDLLDEIDDRQGRHDGPQ, from the coding sequence ATGCCCAAGATAAGCGTCGAAGTGCCCCGGGAGCTGCTCGAGGACCTCGACTCGCACGTCGGCGAGGACGGGAAGTTCGTCAACCGCAGCGAGGCGATCCGCGCGTCGGTCAGGAAGACCCTCGACCTGCTCGACGAGATCGACGACCGACAGGGACGGCACGATGGCCCGCAGTGA
- a CDS encoding queuosine precursor transporter — protein MARSDHAPRLVLAALFVTALVVAQLLAVKILALPLPAALPAVGGEIIVPAGVLAYAITFVATDCYAELYGKRPAQLLVNVGFGMIFVMLGLLWLAILAPGSPAGVDPDLFAQVLAPSTNVVLGGLLAYLVSQNWDVLAFHRIRERTGGRLLWARNLGSTATSQALDTVVFILVAFSLAPSLLGIGMALPGSELAALIVGQYLIKLLIALADTPVVYAVVGLVRSREGDPAATPAD, from the coding sequence ATGGCCCGCAGTGATCACGCGCCGCGGCTGGTGCTCGCGGCGCTGTTCGTCACCGCGCTGGTCGTCGCCCAGCTGCTCGCGGTGAAGATCCTCGCGCTCCCGTTGCCCGCCGCGCTGCCGGCCGTCGGCGGCGAGATCATCGTCCCCGCGGGCGTGCTGGCCTATGCGATCACCTTCGTCGCCACCGACTGCTACGCCGAGCTCTACGGCAAACGGCCCGCCCAGCTGCTGGTCAACGTCGGCTTCGGGATGATCTTCGTCATGCTCGGGCTGCTCTGGCTCGCGATCCTTGCGCCGGGCTCGCCCGCCGGCGTCGATCCCGACCTGTTCGCGCAGGTGCTGGCCCCGAGTACCAACGTCGTTCTCGGCGGTCTCCTGGCGTATCTCGTCAGCCAGAACTGGGACGTGCTCGCCTTCCACCGGATCCGCGAGCGGACGGGCGGGAGGCTGCTCTGGGCGCGCAACCTCGGCTCGACGGCGACCAGCCAGGCGCTCGATACGGTCGTCTTCATCCTGGTGGCGTTCTCGCTTGCCCCGTCGCTGCTCGGGATCGGGATGGCGCTCCCGGGAAGCGAGCTGGCGGCGCTGATCGTCGGCCAGTACCTGATCAAGCTGCTGATCGCGCTCGCCGACACGCCCGTCGTCTACGCGGTCGTCGGGTTAGTCCGATCGCGAGAGGGCGATCCGGCGGCGACGCCCGCAGACTGA
- a CDS encoding 23S rRNA (uridine(2552)-2'-O)-methyltransferase produces MAGKDEYYNKAKQQGYRSRAAYKLQQLDEMEDLFSHGDSVVDLGAAPGGWLQVASERVGTGTVVGVDLQRIDDLDGVETIKGDMTNERTRERVIKRVGEADVVLSDMAPNMTGEYSLDQARSLHLARQAFETALELLAPGGDFVTKVFEGRDVDALREDMEAEFEYVRTTSPKASRDESSEIYMIAKGFLTAPVEAGDRLTVEVEGRGSEGDGVAKVEGFTVFVPDAEEGERVEVEIEDVKPNFAFAKRAD; encoded by the coding sequence ATGGCCGGAAAGGACGAATACTACAACAAGGCGAAACAGCAGGGGTATCGCTCCCGGGCGGCCTACAAGCTCCAGCAGCTCGACGAGATGGAGGACCTCTTCTCGCACGGCGACAGCGTCGTCGACCTCGGGGCCGCCCCGGGCGGCTGGCTCCAGGTCGCGAGCGAGCGCGTCGGCACCGGCACGGTGGTCGGCGTCGACCTCCAGCGCATCGACGATCTCGACGGCGTCGAGACGATCAAGGGCGACATGACGAACGAACGGACCCGCGAGCGGGTCATCAAGCGGGTCGGCGAGGCGGACGTGGTGCTCTCGGACATGGCGCCGAACATGACCGGCGAGTACTCGCTGGATCAGGCGCGATCGCTCCATCTCGCGCGCCAGGCGTTCGAGACCGCCCTCGAGCTGCTCGCGCCCGGCGGGGACTTCGTCACCAAGGTGTTCGAGGGCCGGGACGTCGATGCGCTCCGCGAGGACATGGAGGCGGAGTTCGAGTACGTCCGGACGACGAGCCCGAAGGCCTCCCGCGACGAGTCTTCGGAGATCTACATGATCGCGAAGGGGTTCCTGACCGCGCCCGTCGAGGCCGGCGACCGGCTGACGGTCGAGGTCGAGGGACGCGGCAGCGAGGGCGACGGGGTCGCCAAGGTCGAGGGCTTTACCGTGTTCGTGCCCGACGCGGAGGAGGGCGAGCGCGTCGAGGTCGAGATCGAGGACGTCAAGCCGAACTTCGCGTTCGCGAAGCGCGCCGACTGA
- a CDS encoding TrmB family transcriptional regulator — protein MDERIVEGLVDLGLSRYEARAYVSLFQQEPETAEGVATAAEVPKGRIYDVLNALTERSLVRSDDERPKTYTVVGAARAVDRLLETRLDELDEQRVDYERTAERLRRSLSSLETDESDAGFSTSAFHHDEARELLLDRFEAAEESIRIVVDEATARTEGDEELDELLRRRVDEGIEIRLLLVDAAERGSELNGEGFDVRVVDPDRQPEHRFAVIDGAEACIEVVRPVSPDRLLAVVDFRNNQPARELAETFEALWDAATPAEQGA, from the coding sequence ATGGACGAACGGATCGTCGAGGGACTCGTCGACCTCGGCCTGTCGCGATACGAGGCTCGGGCCTACGTCTCCCTGTTCCAGCAGGAGCCCGAGACCGCGGAGGGGGTGGCGACGGCCGCCGAGGTTCCGAAGGGGCGGATATACGACGTCCTGAACGCGCTGACCGAGCGCTCGCTCGTCCGCTCGGACGACGAGCGACCCAAGACCTACACCGTGGTCGGCGCGGCGCGGGCGGTCGACCGCCTCCTCGAGACGCGCCTCGACGAGCTCGACGAGCAGCGCGTGGACTACGAGCGGACGGCCGAGCGCCTGCGGCGCTCGCTGTCGTCGCTCGAAACGGACGAGAGCGACGCCGGCTTCTCGACGAGCGCCTTCCACCACGACGAGGCGCGCGAGCTGCTGCTCGATCGCTTCGAGGCCGCCGAGGAATCGATCCGGATCGTGGTCGACGAGGCGACCGCCCGAACCGAGGGCGACGAGGAGCTGGACGAGCTGCTTCGCCGGCGGGTCGACGAGGGGATCGAGATCCGGCTGCTCCTCGTGGATGCCGCCGAGCGGGGCAGCGAGCTGAACGGGGAGGGGTTCGACGTCCGGGTCGTCGACCCCGACCGGCAACCCGAGCACCGCTTCGCCGTGATCGACGGCGCCGAGGCCTGCATCGAGGTCGTCCGCCCGGTCTCGCCCGATCGGCTGCTCGCCGTCGTCGACTTCCGGAACAACCAGCCCGCCCGGGAGCTGGCGGAGACGTTCGAGGCGCTCTGGGACGCCGCGACGCCCGCCGAGCAGGGGGCGTAG
- a CDS encoding efflux RND transporter permease subunit: MSRFSLEGAIEWTNYWITQRSGVVIALFLVLTLVFAGGLGDIELDEGTEGFAEDVPAQQALEDVNQQFEPPFEDDQPTTQLIQRGDNVVTQEEMVRMLTLQQRLEDDPTVRVEDSSSFAETIALSIDPTAETPGEQADAIEAATRGEVRETVRTTIEEQPEVEGLLSDDVNAQDPSASATIVTVTHTERGDPGGDLDRIDHIVDSVGGDVIVFGQGVFENEFEAVIGDSLALVIPVVVVLILGFLIFAFRDPFDLLLGLVALAMTIVWTFGFTGLAGIPFSEMLIAVPPLLLAIGVDFGIHAVNRYREERTGDRSPGEAMSIATHQLLVAFFIVTGTTVIGFGANMVSDLPPIQEFGVVASVGVVFTFLIFGVFMPAAKVAMDRAREGRPIPAFGSSPLGSEDSILGRVLPAGAIVGRKAPMAILVVALLVTAGGGLSATNVDTTFDDEDFLPPDEEPGYLEYLPESVQPQEYTITATLNYLEENFASGDDDQVTIYVEGPLRHDYALESINRAGQDPPPSIVTEDGEAQSESIIDVIETQAENDPEFAALVERNDLNDNGVPDRNLEEIYDALLASESGDQASQYITDDRRSTQVMYSVEADADDEQVTEDINELADDYRLDATPTGEIVVFQEVSDLILDSAIESLILALVFTAVFLLVIYYVLEGHFALGIANLVPIVVSVALLAGSMPILGIPFNVLTGTILPISIGVGVAYSVHITHRFIDEYNVTADAYESLLTTLRGTGGALTASMLTTFGGAGSLMLALTPILGQFGVLMTISVVYSYLMAIVVLPPTLLVWARYFG; the protein is encoded by the coding sequence ATGTCGCGGTTCAGCCTCGAAGGGGCGATCGAGTGGACGAACTACTGGATCACCCAGCGATCGGGCGTTGTCATCGCGTTGTTCCTCGTGCTGACGCTCGTCTTCGCCGGCGGGCTGGGCGACATCGAGCTCGACGAGGGGACCGAGGGGTTCGCCGAGGACGTCCCCGCACAGCAGGCTCTCGAGGACGTCAACCAGCAGTTCGAGCCCCCCTTCGAGGACGACCAGCCGACGACCCAGCTGATCCAACGGGGTGACAACGTCGTCACACAGGAGGAGATGGTGCGGATGTTGACCCTCCAGCAACGCCTGGAGGACGACCCGACGGTCCGCGTCGAGGACTCCTCGAGCTTCGCGGAGACGATCGCGCTCTCGATCGACCCGACCGCAGAGACGCCCGGCGAACAGGCCGACGCGATCGAGGCCGCGACCCGCGGCGAGGTCCGCGAGACCGTCCGGACGACCATCGAGGAGCAGCCGGAGGTCGAGGGGCTGTTGAGCGACGACGTCAACGCCCAGGACCCCTCGGCATCGGCGACGATCGTCACCGTCACCCACACCGAGCGGGGCGATCCGGGCGGTGACTTGGACCGCATCGATCATATCGTCGACTCGGTCGGCGGGGACGTCATCGTCTTCGGCCAGGGCGTCTTCGAGAACGAGTTCGAGGCCGTGATCGGCGACTCGCTCGCGCTGGTGATCCCCGTGGTGGTCGTGCTGATCCTGGGCTTCCTGATCTTCGCGTTCCGGGACCCGTTCGACCTGCTTTTGGGCCTGGTCGCGCTCGCGATGACGATCGTCTGGACGTTCGGGTTCACGGGACTGGCTGGCATCCCCTTCTCGGAGATGCTCATCGCGGTGCCGCCCCTGTTGCTCGCGATCGGGGTGGACTTCGGAATCCACGCGGTCAACCGGTATCGCGAGGAACGGACCGGCGACCGGTCCCCGGGCGAGGCGATGTCGATCGCGACTCACCAGCTGCTAGTCGCGTTCTTCATCGTGACCGGTACGACCGTCATCGGCTTCGGCGCCAACATGGTGAGCGACCTCCCGCCGATCCAGGAGTTCGGGGTCGTCGCGAGCGTCGGCGTCGTGTTCACCTTCCTCATCTTCGGCGTGTTCATGCCCGCCGCGAAGGTCGCGATGGACCGCGCCCGCGAGGGCCGGCCGATCCCCGCGTTCGGCTCCTCGCCGCTCGGCTCCGAGGACTCGATCCTCGGGCGGGTCCTCCCGGCCGGGGCGATCGTCGGCCGGAAGGCGCCGATGGCGATCCTGGTGGTCGCGCTGCTGGTGACCGCGGGCGGCGGGCTCTCGGCGACGAACGTCGACACGACCTTCGACGACGAGGACTTCCTGCCCCCCGACGAAGAGCCCGGCTACCTCGAATATCTTCCCGAGAGCGTCCAGCCCCAGGAGTACACCATCACGGCGACGCTCAACTACCTGGAGGAGAACTTCGCGAGCGGCGACGACGACCAGGTGACGATCTACGTCGAGGGGCCCTTGCGCCACGACTACGCCTTGGAGTCCATCAACCGGGCCGGACAGGACCCGCCGCCGTCGATCGTGACCGAGGACGGCGAGGCCCAGAGCGAGAGCATCATCGACGTGATCGAGACGCAGGCCGAGAACGACCCCGAGTTCGCCGCGCTGGTCGAGCGAAACGACCTGAACGACAACGGCGTCCCCGACCGGAACCTAGAGGAGATCTACGACGCCTTGCTCGCCTCCGAGTCGGGCGATCAGGCGAGCCAGTACATCACCGACGACCGCCGAAGCACCCAGGTCATGTACTCCGTCGAGGCCGACGCCGACGACGAGCAGGTGACCGAGGACATCAACGAGCTGGCCGACGACTACCGGCTGGACGCGACGCCGACCGGCGAGATCGTCGTCTTCCAGGAGGTCTCGGACCTGATCCTCGACTCGGCCATCGAGTCGCTGATCCTCGCGCTGGTGTTCACGGCGGTGTTCCTGCTCGTCATCTACTACGTCCTCGAGGGCCACTTCGCCCTCGGGATCGCGAACCTCGTCCCGATCGTCGTGAGCGTCGCCCTGTTGGCGGGCTCAATGCCGATCCTGGGGATCCCGTTCAACGTGCTGACGGGGACGATCCTGCCGATCTCGATCGGCGTCGGGGTCGCCTACTCGGTGCACATCACCCACCGGTTCATCGACGAGTACAACGTCACGGCCGACGCCTACGAGTCGCTGCTGACCACCCTCCGGGGAACGGGCGGCGCGCTCACCGCGAGCATGCTGACGACGTTCGGCGGTGCGGGCTCGCTGATGCTCGCGCTGACGCCGATTCTCGGGCAGTTCGGCGTCCTGATGACGATCAGCGTCGTCTACTCCTATCTGATGGCGATCGTCGTCCTGCCGCCGACGCTGCTCGTCTGGGCGCGCTACTTCGGCTGA
- a CDS encoding acyl-CoA dehydrogenase family protein, with protein sequence MLPFSERAIEFTDRQRRVHEAVGEICAEFDREYWRERDAAGEYPHAFVEALAEEGWLGVLVPEEYGGKGLDTAEAVVMMETIAASGAGFSGAQTIHAAVYNSAPLVAHGNDAMKEELLPRVASGDAWIQCFSLTEPKAGSESTAIETRARREGEEYVIDGEKLWTSRIDVSDYAVVAARTTPKSDVERKTEGISLFLVDLERAFDAGSIHLEEIEKTASNVVSSFRVRYDGLRVPADALIGEEDRGFYHVLDGLNEERLVITAECTGLGELAIERGAAYAGEREVFGRFIGSNQAVQHPLAAAYARVQAARQLVYAAAGRTDDDPKTIGTWANVAKYLASEACFEAADAAVQTHGGRGVAREYDVERYFREARLTRLVPITQELALNYVGENVLGLPRSF encoded by the coding sequence ATGCTACCGTTTTCCGAGCGCGCGATCGAGTTCACCGATCGCCAGCGACGGGTCCACGAGGCGGTCGGAGAGATCTGTGCGGAGTTCGATCGCGAGTACTGGCGCGAGCGGGACGCCGCCGGCGAGTACCCCCACGCGTTCGTCGAGGCGCTGGCCGAGGAGGGCTGGCTCGGCGTGCTCGTGCCCGAGGAGTACGGCGGAAAGGGTCTCGACACCGCGGAGGCGGTAGTCATGATGGAGACGATCGCCGCGAGCGGCGCCGGCTTCAGCGGCGCCCAGACGATCCACGCGGCGGTCTACAACTCCGCGCCGCTCGTGGCCCACGGCAACGACGCGATGAAGGAGGAGCTCCTTCCGCGGGTGGCCAGCGGCGACGCCTGGATCCAGTGTTTCTCGCTGACGGAACCGAAGGCCGGCTCGGAGTCGACCGCGATCGAGACCCGTGCGAGGCGTGAGGGCGAGGAGTACGTGATCGACGGCGAGAAGCTCTGGACCTCGCGAATCGACGTCTCAGACTACGCCGTGGTCGCCGCCCGGACCACGCCCAAATCGGACGTGGAGAGGAAGACCGAGGGGATCTCGCTGTTCCTGGTCGATCTCGAACGGGCGTTCGACGCGGGTTCGATCCACCTCGAGGAGATCGAGAAGACCGCGAGCAACGTCGTGAGCTCCTTTCGGGTGAGGTACGACGGGCTGCGCGTACCCGCCGACGCCCTGATCGGCGAGGAGGACCGGGGGTTCTACCACGTGCTCGACGGGCTCAACGAGGAGCGGCTGGTGATCACCGCCGAGTGTACCGGGCTCGGCGAGCTCGCGATCGAACGTGGCGCGGCCTACGCCGGCGAGCGGGAGGTGTTCGGTCGTTTCATTGGTTCGAACCAGGCGGTCCAACACCCCCTGGCGGCGGCCTACGCGCGCGTACAGGCGGCCCGCCAGCTGGTGTACGCCGCCGCCGGCCGGACCGACGACGATCCGAAGACGATCGGGACCTGGGCGAACGTCGCGAAGTATCTCGCAAGCGAGGCGTGCTTCGAGGCCGCGGATGCCGCGGTCCAGACCCACGGCGGTCGGGGCGTCGCCCGAGAGTACGACGTCGAGCGCTACTTCCGGGAGGCCAGGCTCACCCGCCTCGTGCCGATCACACAGGAGCTCGCGCTGAACTACGTCGGCGAGAACGTGCTCGGCCTCCCCCGGTCGTTCTGA